One window of the Candidatus Zixiibacteriota bacterium genome contains the following:
- a CDS encoding exported hypothetical protein (Evidence 5 : Unknown function) yields MTRKLSAILISSLLIFALLAGTAFSMKESDKARNLNVVPVNQAPLVKQAGAEEYVAPTKGVNQSLGFDQSASLSPGRKVGSSTYDYQHNGRMNRQVDWRGNQWVHFVWMKQISIVLGQNRRTGYEAWDPVQGLFAQEGQSDSGGCDIHAIANNISGYEGIDVTPGGKAVLTNHHSETGSSDDYAGTVWYDYGVGTCFFGAYRSRIPDSTMHYFPAGSGVNYMIWPNIEYHVNGTDTVTHMLAQQGNTAGGSSSILGYFRRVGSAAAGVWDYPPVTVDTINDIAYVLTASRTSRKVAMVWLAPYPYGIPGGSESGTRGGNQRVNDVYYRMSSNMGAPGSWVPSTGGTNVTQFDSSQSGWLAHSDISALMDTNDKLHIIWNAREYSPSGGGTWVHFYGSRLFHWDDGTSTVRVIKDANWALPDQTCTGGAWNEMSIVKMQISECDGKFYALFVQFNDIFHGITDDCHYTAFTAANQSGTANGELYISVSDNDGFNWDIARNLTNSYTPRCDTVGNTGGHIECDADQWPSMSRFGMDTLGSGADFTGIPVIDPSASYTGTKYLDVFYVNDKYPGGAVQDAGVWTMNPMKWFRVPCVNPVPNPVLSWSPSAIDDPAWTKPNVQKDTTIRLENIGNAVMNLSTVTAVKLTGTAVNWLNLGSVPTTISHLTPNYATMHVYLGGAGVTGPTAYDGIIIFNGDFVGSPDTMNVHIIVADTVQFVKWAKIRTTSKAIWFNNAGNVGRGGDLIDGWNGMAFFNDCDTAGNVSGSNDNAKTYLYDASPFVLRAFGATDTSFFNYIWDEDWLSANGMRPLYDATVDSLTHSDYQYGVTGRFLTRDSAIAMECEYFAPTSADSSDFIIQKIKYYNRTGATINGVFLGEAMDWDVPSDSGVEDGSGFDAARKMMYVFGGEYGADTGTNSTWNDCVLANQRYGALAYYGGYRKVGTNMADSIGSTKCMFTGTNQNWQRLTGNFPPQALYTKLAGLSGYEAWQSTVPSMEDSLYQDLNMVTCYGQYNIATTDTLVFMKIFSTVYNSGLTGLQASIDKAKQWMLNRPAIFGYPPKPLTCCVVAGDADNNGSVNILDVSKIINWKYKGAAAPVCQSQADADGNGAVNILDVSRIINWKYKGGIPAVCGHID; encoded by the coding sequence ATGACAAGGAAATTATCGGCGATTCTTATCTCCTCCTTGTTAATTTTTGCCCTTCTTGCTGGCACAGCGTTCAGTATGAAGGAATCCGATAAGGCCAGGAATTTGAATGTGGTTCCGGTCAATCAGGCTCCATTGGTTAAGCAGGCTGGAGCGGAAGAATATGTCGCTCCGACCAAAGGTGTCAACCAGAGTCTCGGTTTTGATCAGAGCGCTTCATTATCTCCCGGCAGGAAAGTCGGATCGTCCACTTATGATTACCAGCATAATGGCCGTATGAACCGTCAGGTTGACTGGCGCGGCAATCAGTGGGTCCATTTTGTCTGGATGAAACAGATTTCTATTGTTCTGGGTCAGAACCGGCGCACCGGTTACGAAGCCTGGGATCCTGTCCAGGGCCTGTTTGCTCAGGAAGGTCAGTCGGATAGCGGCGGTTGCGACATTCATGCCATCGCCAACAATATTTCCGGTTATGAAGGCATTGATGTCACCCCCGGTGGCAAAGCCGTCCTGACCAACCACCACTCCGAAACCGGCTCGTCCGATGACTATGCCGGAACGGTTTGGTATGATTATGGCGTGGGAACCTGCTTCTTCGGTGCCTACCGGAGCAGAATCCCCGATTCAACCATGCATTATTTCCCGGCCGGATCGGGTGTGAACTACATGATTTGGCCGAATATTGAATATCACGTTAACGGGACCGACACTGTTACCCATATGCTGGCCCAGCAGGGTAATACCGCCGGCGGTTCGTCTTCCATTCTCGGCTATTTCCGCCGTGTTGGCAGCGCCGCGGCCGGCGTTTGGGATTATCCCCCGGTTACCGTTGACACCATTAATGACATCGCCTATGTGCTGACGGCTTCCCGTACCAGCCGCAAAGTGGCGATGGTCTGGCTGGCCCCGTATCCGTATGGTATTCCCGGTGGAAGCGAATCCGGAACCCGCGGTGGCAACCAGCGCGTCAACGATGTTTATTACAGAATGTCCTCGAACATGGGTGCCCCGGGCAGTTGGGTCCCGTCGACCGGCGGAACCAACGTCACCCAGTTCGACTCCTCGCAGTCCGGCTGGCTGGCCCACTCTGACATTTCTGCCTTGATGGACACCAACGACAAATTGCATATTATTTGGAACGCCCGTGAGTATTCGCCCTCGGGCGGCGGCACCTGGGTTCATTTCTACGGCAGCCGTCTGTTCCACTGGGATGATGGGACCAGCACCGTCCGCGTGATTAAAGACGCGAACTGGGCTCTTCCCGATCAGACCTGTACCGGCGGCGCCTGGAATGAAATGAGTATCGTGAAGATGCAGATTTCCGAGTGCGACGGTAAGTTCTACGCCCTCTTTGTGCAGTTCAACGACATTTTCCACGGCATTACCGACGACTGTCATTATACCGCTTTCACGGCGGCTAACCAGTCGGGAACGGCCAACGGCGAACTGTATATATCTGTATCCGACAACGATGGTTTCAACTGGGATATCGCGCGCAACCTGACCAATTCCTATACGCCTCGCTGCGACACGGTCGGTAATACCGGCGGTCATATCGAGTGCGACGCCGATCAGTGGCCGTCAATGTCCCGTTTCGGTATGGATACCCTCGGCTCGGGCGCCGATTTCACCGGTATTCCGGTCATCGACCCGTCGGCTTCCTATACCGGCACGAAGTATCTGGACGTCTTCTATGTTAACGATAAGTATCCGGGCGGTGCCGTTCAGGATGCCGGCGTTTGGACGATGAACCCGATGAAGTGGTTCCGCGTNCCGTGCGTCAACCCGGTTCCGAACCCGGTATTGTCCTGGTCACCGTCAGCGATTGACGATCCGGCCTGGACGAAGCCGAATGTTCAGAAAGACACTACCATCCGTCTGGAGAACATTGGTAACGCCGTTATGAACCTCTCGACTGTGACGGCTGTGAAGCTGACGGGAACGGCTGTGAACTGGCTGAATCTCGGATCCGTTCCGACGACCATTTCGCACCTGACGCCGAACTATGCCACGATGCATGTGTATCTTGGCGGCGCCGGCGTAACCGGCCCGACGGCCTATGACGGCATTATTATCTTTAACGGTGACTTTGTCGGCAGCCCGGACACCATGAATGTTCATATTATCGTGGCCGACACCGTTCAGTTCGTGAAGTGGGCGAAGATTCGCACCACCAGCAAGGCTATCTGGTTTAACAACGCCGGTAACGTCGGTCGCGGTGGCGACCTGATTGACGGCTGGAACGGCATGGCCTTCTTTAACGATTGCGACACCGCCGGCAACGTCAGCGGTTCCAATGACAACGCCAAGACCTATCTCTATGACGCCAGCCCGTTTGTCTTGAGAGCTTTTGGCGCGACTGATACTTCATTCTTCAACTACATTTGGGACGAAGATTGGCTCAGCGCGAACGGTATGCGTCCGTTGTATGATGCTACGGTCGACTCCTTGACCCATTCTGATTATCAGTATGGTGTCACCGGCAGATTCCTGACCCGGGACTCGGCGATTGCCATGGAGTGCGAATATTTCGCTCCGACCTCGGCTGACAGCAGTGATTTTATCATTCAGAAGATTAAATACTACAACCGCACCGGTGCCACCATTAACGGCGTCTTCCTCGGTGAAGCTATGGACTGGGACGTCCCGTCGGATTCCGGCGTTGAGGACGGTTCCGGTTTTGACGCGGCCCGGAAGATGATGTACGTCTTTGGTGGCGAATATGGCGCCGACACCGGCACCAATTCGACCTGGAACGATTGCGTTCTGGCCAATCAGCGCTATGGCGCTCTGGCCTACTATGGCGGTTATCGTAAAGTCGGTACCAACATGGCCGACTCCATTGGTTCCACCAAGTGCATGTTCACCGGCACCAACCAGAACTGGCAGAGACTGACCGGCAACTTCCCGCCGCAGGCTCTGTACACCAAGCTGGCCGGTTTGAGCGGCTATGAAGCCTGGCAGTCGACCGTGCCGTCGATGGAAGACTCGCTGTATCAGGATCTTAACATGGTTACCTGCTACGGTCAGTATAACATCGCAACCACGGATACGCTGGTCTTCATGAAGATATTCTCGACCGTGTATAACAGCGGTTTGACCGGTTTGCAGGCTTCGATCGACAAGGCGAAACAGTGGATGCTGAATCGCCCGGCGATCTTCGGATATCCGCCGAAACCGCTAACTTGCTGTGTTGTTGCGGGTGATGCCGATAACAACGGATCGGTGAATATTCTTGACGTGTCCAAGATTATCAACTGGAAGTATAAAGGTGCCGCGGCGCCGGTTTGCCAGTCGCAGGCCGATGCGGACGGCAACGGAGCCGTGAATATTCTTGACGTTTCAAGAATTATTAACTGGAAATACAAAGGTGGTATTCCGGCCGTTTGTGGTCATATCGACTAA